In Pochonia chlamydosporia 170 chromosome Unknown PCv3seq00008, whole genome shotgun sequence, the following proteins share a genomic window:
- a CDS encoding aldo/keto reductase (similar to Neosartorya fischeri NRRL 181 XP_001258665.1) has translation MSLPQRALGRNGPPVSSIGLGFGSLSGFYGAPGTRAKKLALLDHAYNAGLRFWDLSDVYGDSEEVVGEWFKRSGKRDEVCLCTKFSLQRQPDGKHTFRSDPDFVKESCDKSLERMGVNTIDLYYCHMVDGVTPIERTVEAVMELKKEGKIRHIGLSGVSANTLRRAHAVHPIAALQWEYSLFTLDIESSTSNVLKTCRELGVSLVAFSPIGRGVLTGQFQSHQDIPEGDLRRFYPKYAEENFPEIMKLVQVIREVADTHQTTPAQVALAWLLAQGPEIIPIPGTKTAARMDENAASAMLQLSDEELKKIRDQAEAVDIEGTRYPTAVMATLNQDTPPLQTSE, from the exons ATGTCTCTCCCACAACGAGCGCTGGGCCGAAATGGCCCTCCAGTTTCTTCCATCGGCCTCGGATTCGGCAGCCTCAGTGGATTCTACGGAGCACCAGGCACTCGCGCCAAGAAACTAGCTCTTCTGGATCATGCGTACAACGCTGGCCTGCGCTTCTGGGATCTATCCGACGTCTATGGCGACTCTGAGGAAGTTGTCGGAGAATGGTTCAAGCGGTCGGGCAAGCGTGACGAGGTGTGCTTATGCACCAAGTTTTCGCTTCAACGACAACCAGATGGAAAGCATACATTCCGCTCCGACCCAGATTTTGTGAAGGAATCATGCGACAAAAGCCTTGAAAGAATGGGCGTGAACACCATTGACCTTTACTATTGCCACATGGTAGACGGTGTTACACCTATTGAAAGGACTGTCGAGGCTGtgatggagctgaagaa GGAAGGTAAAATACGCCATATTGGACTGTCCGGGGTCTCTGCAAACACGCTGCGTCGAGCACACGCAGTTCATCCAATTGCAGCTCTGCAGTGGGAATACAGTCTCTTCACACTAGACATCgagtcatcaacatcaaatgtTTTAAAGACTTGTCGCGAGCTCGGTGTCAGTCTCGTTGCTTTCAGTCCCATTGGGCGTGGCGTCTTGACCGGCCAGTTCCAATCACACCAGGATATTCCGGAAGGCGACCTGCGACGCTTTTACCCCAAGTACGCTGAGGAGAATTTTCCGGAAATCATGAAACTCGTTCAGGTTATTCGAGAGGTGGCCGATACTCATCAAACTACACCAGCACAGGTTGCTCTTGCTTGGCTGCTGGCACAAGGGCCAGAGATTATCCCTATCCCAGGGACTAAAACGGCTGCTAGGATGGACGAGAATGCAGCGTCTGCAATGCTTCAGCTGAGCGACGAAGAATTGAAGAAGATTCGTGATCAGGCGGAGGCTGTGGATATTGAAGGCACTCGGTATCCTACTGC CGTGATGGCTACTCTGAATCAAGATACTCCACCACTGCAAACGAGCGAGTGA